A genomic segment from Cyprinus carpio isolate SPL01 chromosome A22, ASM1834038v1, whole genome shotgun sequence encodes:
- the LOC109060435 gene encoding protein FAM207A-like, whose protein sequence is MVGKIKRARQKLHHGAVKLENEPENKPMLGDLEKIQIKPIQLIKTDSKETKLNTSDSSINNKSKAFSFPTGVFAGTKISPEALVQTSHWKGSLEVQMPVKLGTGEKKHQSKKEKMKERRERWLNKISAIKLAREQQVAQARRKATPVVGDMRPLADALPELSQLLPPLKSPASAQRKNKASVKKKPEPTNFSQMKPAQKRKLLETEASHFIEAIKNPTFKTNPLAAIGEHLRKRLKQEDEQS, encoded by the exons ATGGTGGGGAAAATTAAACGGGCCCGACAGAAGCTCCACCACGGCGCTGTAAAGCTGGAAAATGAGCCCGAAAACAAACCCATGCTGGGGGATCTAGAGAAGATACAGATCAAGCCCATTCAGCTCATTAAAACAGATTCAAAAGAGACCAAACTCAACACATCTGACAGCAGcataaacaataaatcaaag GCGTTCAGTTTTCCCACTGGAGTCTTTGCTGGAACTAAAATCTCCCCTGAGGCTTTAGTTCAAACTTCCCACTGGA aggggtctttagaggtgca GATGCCAGTTAAATTGG GCACAGGGGAAAAGAAACATCagtcaaagaaagaaaaaatgaaggaGCGCAGGGAAAGATGGCTTAACA AGATCAGTGCGATCAAACTGGCGCGTGAGCAGCAGGTGGCGCAGGCGCGGAGGAAGGCCACACCTGTGGTGGGAGACATGAGACCGCTGGCCGACGCCCTTCCTGAACTCTCCCAGCTCCTCCCGCCTCTCAAATCCCCCGCCAGCGCACAGCGGAAAAACAAAGC TTCGGTTAAGAAGAAACCAGAACCCACAAATTTCAGCCAGATGAAACCAGCCCAGAAACGAAAACTACT CGAGACGGAAGCATCTCACTTCATCGAAGCCATAAAAAATCCCACCTTCAAGACCAACCCTTTAGCTGCGATTGGTGAACATCTCCGAAAACGACTCAAGCAGGAAGACGAACAGAGTTAA